From the genome of Azospirillum brasilense, one region includes:
- a CDS encoding glycosyltransferase family 2 protein, translated as MSLTDAPTTDAPTLAASANPAPNPTTGDVASAPKPSRSARTKRGRLSVVIPFYNEGPNIAALFERLVPVLDRLDAEWEVVCVNDGSRDDTLDRLFDVHDDDPRVKVVDLSRNFGKELALSAGLRHTTGDAVVPMDADLQHPPELLPQFLAKWREGYDVVVAVRHARVGQSLKHRVFARAFYWIFDNLSEVKLPREVGDFRLMDRRVVDVINRMPERTRFMKGIFAWVGFRQASIPYQQGERAGGDTKWGFLKLLSLSFDGLTAFSTFPLRVWSLVGMAISGFAFVYILLRLLRTLIYGIDVPGYESLLAAVLFMGGIQLVTLGVIGDYLGRVFNEVKGRPLYIVRSAHGFEDEAAVPAPNPAANPGANAGAWRRPGSEDRPS; from the coding sequence ATGTCCCTGACCGACGCGCCCACGACTGACGCGCCCACTCTGGCGGCTTCCGCCAACCCCGCCCCCAACCCCACCACCGGTGACGTCGCTTCCGCCCCGAAGCCGTCGCGCTCCGCCCGCACGAAGCGGGGGCGCCTGTCGGTGGTGATCCCCTTCTACAACGAAGGTCCCAACATCGCGGCGCTGTTCGAGCGGCTGGTGCCCGTGCTCGACCGGCTGGACGCCGAATGGGAGGTGGTCTGCGTCAACGACGGCAGCCGCGACGACACGCTCGACCGCCTATTCGACGTCCATGACGACGACCCGCGGGTCAAAGTGGTCGACCTGTCGCGCAACTTCGGCAAGGAGCTGGCCCTGTCGGCCGGTCTGCGCCACACCACCGGCGACGCCGTGGTGCCGATGGACGCCGACCTCCAGCACCCGCCGGAGCTGCTGCCGCAGTTCCTCGCCAAATGGCGCGAGGGCTACGACGTCGTCGTCGCCGTGCGCCACGCGCGGGTGGGGCAGAGCCTGAAGCACCGGGTGTTCGCCCGCGCCTTCTACTGGATCTTCGACAACCTGTCGGAGGTCAAGCTGCCGCGCGAGGTCGGCGACTTCCGGCTGATGGACCGCCGGGTGGTCGACGTCATCAACCGCATGCCGGAACGCACGCGCTTCATGAAGGGCATCTTCGCCTGGGTCGGCTTCCGTCAGGCCAGCATCCCCTACCAGCAGGGGGAGCGCGCCGGCGGCGACACCAAATGGGGCTTCCTGAAGCTGCTCAGCCTGTCCTTCGACGGTCTGACCGCCTTCTCCACCTTTCCGCTGCGGGTGTGGAGTCTGGTGGGCATGGCGATCTCCGGCTTCGCCTTCGTCTACATCCTGCTGCGCCTGCTGCGCACCCTGATCTACGGCATCGATGTGCCCGGCTATGAATCGCTGCTGGCCGCGGTGCTGTTCATGGGCGGCATCCAGCTCGTCACGCTGGGGGTCATCGGCGACTATCTGGGCCGCGTGTTCAACGAGGTGAAGGGGCGCCCCCTCTACATCGTCCGTTCCGCGCACGGTTTCGAGGATGAGGCCGCGGTTCCGGCACCCAATCCAGCGGCCAATCCGGGGGCCAATGCAGGCGCTTGGCGCCGGCCCGGAAGCGAGGACCGCCCTTCATGA
- a CDS encoding ABC transporter substrate-binding protein gives MTRNLLTLASALALLATPAAADTLKIGMITTLSGPGAGLGIDIRDGFALAVEHAGGKLGGQDTQVIEADDQQKPDVAVGLANRMVERDRVQVVTGVVWSNLALAMLPTLAGGQTFFISPNAGPSQLAGAQCNPYFFNAAYQNDQIHEAVGKHVQDEGFKKVYLMAPNYPAGKDGLAGFKRYYKGEVAGEVYTQVGQLDYAAELAQLKAAAPAAVYVFYPGGMGINFIKQYEQAGLKGAVPLFGPGFSFDQDILAAVGESALGVKNSAQWSPDLDNAANKKFVADFKAKYGRIPSMYAAQGYDTALLIDTAVKAVGGNLKDKDKLRAALASAKLQSLRGEVAFNTNHYPIHNIYLREVVKGADGAVTNKTVATVFTNHADAYVKDCPMK, from the coding sequence ATGACCCGCAACCTGCTTACGCTGGCCTCCGCGCTGGCCCTGCTCGCCACCCCGGCGGCGGCGGACACGCTGAAGATCGGCATGATCACCACCCTGTCCGGCCCCGGTGCGGGCCTGGGCATCGACATCCGCGACGGCTTCGCGCTGGCGGTGGAGCATGCGGGCGGCAAGCTGGGCGGGCAGGACACCCAGGTCATCGAGGCGGACGACCAGCAGAAGCCCGACGTCGCCGTCGGCCTCGCCAACCGCATGGTCGAGCGCGACCGCGTGCAGGTGGTGACCGGCGTGGTCTGGTCGAACCTCGCACTGGCCATGCTGCCGACGCTGGCCGGTGGGCAGACCTTCTTCATCAGCCCGAACGCCGGCCCGTCGCAGCTGGCGGGCGCGCAGTGCAACCCGTATTTCTTCAACGCCGCCTACCAGAACGACCAGATTCACGAGGCCGTGGGCAAGCACGTCCAGGACGAGGGCTTCAAGAAGGTCTATCTGATGGCCCCCAACTACCCAGCGGGCAAAGACGGTCTGGCCGGCTTCAAGCGCTACTACAAGGGCGAGGTCGCGGGCGAGGTCTACACCCAGGTCGGGCAGCTCGACTACGCGGCGGAGCTGGCGCAGCTCAAGGCCGCGGCGCCGGCCGCCGTCTACGTCTTCTACCCCGGCGGCATGGGCATCAACTTCATCAAGCAGTACGAGCAGGCCGGGCTGAAGGGCGCCGTGCCGCTGTTCGGCCCCGGCTTCTCCTTCGACCAGGACATCCTGGCGGCGGTCGGCGAGTCCGCGCTCGGCGTGAAGAACTCCGCGCAGTGGAGCCCCGACCTCGACAACGCCGCCAACAAGAAGTTCGTCGCCGACTTCAAGGCCAAGTACGGGCGCATCCCGTCCATGTACGCCGCCCAGGGCTACGACACGGCGCTGCTGATCGACACGGCCGTGAAGGCGGTCGGCGGCAACCTGAAGGACAAGGACAAGCTGCGCGCCGCCCTGGCCTCGGCCAAGCTCCAGAGCCTGCGCGGCGAGGTGGCCTTCAACACCAACCACTACCCGATCCACAACATCTACCTGCGCGAGGTGGTCAAGGGTGCCGACGGTGCGGTGACCAACAAGACCGTCGCCACGGTCTTCACCAACCACGCCGACGCCTACGTCAAAGACTGCCCGATGAAGTGA
- a CDS encoding HAMP domain-containing methyl-accepting chemotaxis protein codes for MSLFNHLRVGTKITAANAGVLLFLVAIGGVGVYALTDAKDGFATYQTLARQTTEVGRIQATMLEVQLQAKTFLLTGSEETAHTVDSLAADLDGRIDEAKTLFTEPTLNRTVTQMDNELGQYREAFTRIMEFQATRNEASAELLDLGIKMEKALSGVMDSAYEDGDTEAAYQAGMASRHFLSARNAVNRFLTDGSTESADSFRKELQSARERGNAMLAKLTELERRRGASSFLAYQRVFATQFEKVVVATTKRDELVSQVLETLGPTVNARVEQLRDASARQQAALGTTATENIDRARTMTTAAAAVAVLLGLISALMIGRGLSRPIVSMTDTMTRLAGGDRRVDVPGLGRGDEIGGMAKAVEVFKHSLIDADRMAAEQAAEHATRRERSERIDSLTREFDRMVMEVLSRVSSAATQLNSTAQGMSVTAEQTTRQASAVAAASTQATANVETVAAAAEELTSSIQEISRQVAQSNSIAGQAVSTAERTDTTVRGLVDAAQRIGEVVQLINDIASQTNLLALNATIEAARAGEAGKGFAVVASEVKSLANQTAKATEDISGQIAGIQQVSREAAGAIAEIGRVIGEISHISTTIAAAVEEQGAATQEISRNVQQAARGTQEVSGNIAGVTQAAEATGDASRQVLDAADGLSGEAEGLRGFVSRFLTDMRAA; via the coding sequence ATGAGCCTGTTCAACCATCTGCGGGTCGGCACCAAGATCACGGCGGCGAACGCCGGGGTTCTCCTCTTCCTGGTCGCCATCGGCGGCGTCGGAGTCTACGCGCTGACCGACGCGAAGGACGGCTTCGCGACCTATCAGACGCTGGCCCGGCAGACCACGGAGGTTGGACGCATCCAGGCGACGATGCTGGAGGTCCAGCTCCAGGCCAAGACCTTCCTGCTGACCGGCAGCGAGGAGACCGCCCACACGGTGGACTCACTGGCCGCCGATCTCGACGGGCGGATCGACGAGGCCAAGACCCTGTTCACCGAGCCGACGCTGAACCGCACGGTGACCCAGATGGACAACGAACTGGGCCAATACCGCGAGGCCTTCACCCGCATCATGGAGTTCCAGGCGACCCGCAACGAGGCGTCGGCGGAGCTTCTGGACCTCGGGATCAAGATGGAGAAGGCGCTCAGCGGCGTCATGGACAGCGCCTACGAGGACGGCGACACCGAGGCCGCCTATCAGGCGGGCATGGCGTCCCGCCATTTCCTGTCCGCCCGCAACGCCGTCAACCGCTTCCTGACCGACGGTTCGACGGAGAGCGCCGACAGCTTCCGCAAGGAGCTTCAGAGCGCCCGCGAACGCGGCAACGCGATGCTCGCCAAGCTGACCGAGCTGGAGCGCCGTCGCGGCGCCTCGTCCTTCCTGGCCTACCAGCGCGTCTTCGCCACCCAGTTCGAGAAGGTCGTCGTCGCCACCACCAAGCGGGACGAGCTGGTCTCGCAGGTGCTGGAGACGCTCGGCCCGACCGTCAACGCGCGGGTCGAACAGCTGCGCGACGCCAGCGCCCGCCAGCAGGCGGCGCTCGGCACCACCGCCACGGAGAACATCGACCGCGCCCGGACGATGACCACCGCCGCCGCCGCGGTCGCCGTCCTGCTCGGGCTGATCTCCGCCCTGATGATCGGGCGCGGCCTGTCGCGGCCCATCGTGTCGATGACCGACACCATGACCCGTCTGGCCGGCGGCGACCGCCGGGTGGACGTGCCCGGCCTGGGCCGCGGCGATGAGATCGGCGGCATGGCCAAGGCCGTCGAGGTCTTCAAGCACAGCCTGATCGACGCCGACCGCATGGCCGCCGAGCAGGCCGCCGAGCATGCGACCCGCCGGGAGCGGTCGGAGCGCATCGACTCCCTGACCCGCGAGTTCGACCGCATGGTGATGGAGGTGCTGTCCCGCGTCTCCTCCGCCGCCACCCAGCTCAACAGCACGGCCCAGGGCATGTCGGTCACCGCCGAGCAGACCACCCGGCAGGCCAGCGCCGTCGCCGCCGCATCGACCCAGGCCACCGCCAACGTGGAGACCGTCGCCGCCGCCGCGGAGGAGCTGACCAGTTCGATCCAGGAGATCAGCCGGCAAGTCGCCCAAAGCAACAGCATCGCCGGGCAGGCGGTCAGCACCGCCGAACGGACCGACACCACCGTGCGCGGGCTGGTCGACGCTGCCCAGCGCATCGGCGAGGTGGTGCAGCTCATCAACGACATCGCCAGCCAGACCAACCTGCTGGCGCTGAACGCCACCATCGAGGCCGCCCGCGCGGGCGAGGCCGGCAAGGGTTTTGCCGTCGTCGCGTCGGAGGTCAAGAGCCTCGCCAACCAGACCGCCAAGGCGACGGAGGACATCTCCGGCCAGATCGCCGGCATCCAGCAGGTCAGCCGCGAGGCCGCCGGGGCAATCGCCGAGATCGGCCGCGTGATCGGCGAAATCAGCCACATCTCCACCACCATCGCCGCAGCGGTCGAAGAGCAGGGTGCGGCCACCCAGGAGATCAGCCGCAACGTCCAGCAGGCCGCCCGCGGCACGCAGGAAGTTTCGGGCAACATCGCCGGGGTGACCCAGGCGGCGGAAGCCACCGGCGACGCCTCCCGCCAGGTGCTCGACGCCGCCGACGGGCTGAGCGGCGAGGCCGAGGGGCTGCGCGGTTTCGTCTCCCGCTTCCTGACCGACATGCGGGCGGCCTGA